Proteins found in one Maridesulfovibrio sp. genomic segment:
- a CDS encoding sugar phosphate isomerase/epimerase family protein, whose amino-acid sequence MRPEFETCFVNLPLRYIYNSPHYLDFFIENAIQPELGLDCLGDECLSMDWLISVRDRIREAGLGCTVHLPFLDLKPSSLNPAIRTASIDTLLSAFELANFFGPKRMVMHPSFTSWLEPPLFERSYANCVEGILRLSNSWPDHPPLCIENTYEFTPDVIARLVADLNRENIGICFDLGHWFSFSKGAENDDFDVWFDAFAPHIKHMHLHDNHGSKDEHLALGQGSMNWEHIVSRIAELDPLPTFTLEPHNVDDFTLTYAYFREHVAAKLF is encoded by the coding sequence ATGAGGCCTGAGTTTGAAACGTGTTTTGTAAATCTGCCTTTGCGCTATATTTATAATTCCCCGCATTATCTTGACTTTTTCATAGAAAATGCAATCCAGCCCGAGCTTGGACTGGATTGCCTCGGGGATGAGTGTTTGAGCATGGACTGGTTGATCTCAGTCAGGGACCGTATCCGCGAAGCCGGGTTGGGGTGTACTGTGCATCTGCCTTTTCTCGATCTCAAGCCGAGTAGTTTGAATCCGGCCATCCGCACCGCATCTATTGATACACTTCTTTCCGCTTTTGAACTCGCAAATTTTTTTGGCCCGAAGCGCATGGTCATGCATCCTTCCTTCACTTCATGGCTTGAACCGCCACTCTTTGAACGCTCCTATGCCAATTGTGTGGAAGGTATTTTGCGGCTGAGCAACTCATGGCCGGATCATCCACCGCTTTGCATAGAGAATACCTATGAATTTACTCCCGATGTAATTGCCCGGCTGGTTGCCGATCTTAATCGTGAGAACATAGGTATCTGCTTTGATCTTGGGCATTGGTTTTCTTTTTCCAAAGGCGCGGAGAATGACGACTTTGATGTCTGGTTTGATGCTTTTGCTCCCCACATCAAGCACATGCACCTGCATGATAATCACGGCAGCAAAGATGAGCATCTCGCCCTTGGGCAGGGAAGTATGAACTGGGAGCACATTGTTTCCCGCATCGCTGAACTGGACCCGCTGCCGACCTTCACCCTTGAGCCTCACAATGTGGATGACTTCACTTTGACCTATGCCTATTTCAGAGAGCACGTGGCTGCAAAATTATTCTAG
- a CDS encoding M99 family carboxypeptidase catalytic domain-containing protein, which yields MRNYTFFEGTQYPLRVTWVFGDEPGPVIMVQGGIQGDELSGFFTAQLLTRCKVRKGSLIIVPRANEPSILRRARQINVDLNRRFDKEYNSFYEDRLARAIRFLISGAEGFIHLHEGSGFYNPKYVSNLRNPKRYGQSLIIDAAVYKDIRLADMCERAIKKLNSKISNKSYWFTLFNTKTFAKATKYPEMLKSLTCYALHERGIPAMAVEVSKDILDLGWKVRQQLQATVYLLREFGIELDVPEFSFPKNQKGQDFEILVNGKPLRGNSIELVRGAPVSTSGKAVVDSGLEPAVAVFASDRPNLNLLTAPRMALSQFPALEVRIDGSRQAKARVRWKGSRSDLSEVNGPVFLCWLNGQPRFIRAGGTLPAVEGDQIILEGILGSSSEEILNLKGFVASVTVNSGQDVGYEIIADPSNFMEKYKLDSQDGLARYRVVRETPGKKRSEFYLSIVPRSIKALELQDEAGNPDLVNWKNGERVPLRPDTYVLEDVWSNGNRCKIQPFVDNIPVAWGETFDVQSGRKTVLTMRHSTTFVPVGQMVLEGTDYLKNRQDQ from the coding sequence GTGAGGAATTATACCTTTTTTGAAGGTACACAATACCCCCTTCGGGTTACCTGGGTGTTCGGCGATGAGCCCGGCCCGGTGATCATGGTGCAGGGAGGTATACAGGGTGATGAGCTTTCCGGTTTTTTTACTGCCCAGCTTCTGACCCGCTGCAAAGTGCGTAAAGGAAGTCTGATCATAGTTCCACGGGCCAACGAGCCTTCTATTTTAAGACGCGCCCGCCAGATCAATGTTGATCTTAATCGCCGTTTCGACAAGGAATACAACAGCTTTTACGAAGATCGCCTCGCCAGAGCTATTCGTTTTTTAATTTCCGGTGCCGAGGGCTTTATCCACCTTCATGAAGGCAGCGGTTTTTACAATCCCAAGTATGTGAGCAATCTGCGCAATCCTAAGCGCTATGGGCAGTCTTTGATTATTGATGCCGCAGTGTACAAAGATATCCGGCTTGCGGATATGTGTGAGCGTGCAATCAAAAAACTCAACAGCAAAATAAGCAATAAATCATATTGGTTTACTCTTTTTAATACCAAAACTTTCGCTAAAGCCACCAAGTATCCCGAGATGCTTAAATCCCTGACCTGCTACGCCCTGCATGAGCGGGGAATTCCGGCTATGGCCGTTGAAGTCAGCAAGGATATTTTGGATCTTGGCTGGAAGGTTCGTCAGCAATTGCAGGCCACGGTTTACCTATTGCGGGAATTCGGAATCGAGCTGGATGTCCCTGAATTTTCATTTCCCAAAAATCAAAAAGGGCAGGATTTTGAGATTCTGGTCAACGGCAAACCGTTGCGGGGAAACAGTATTGAGCTGGTTCGCGGAGCACCTGTTTCCACCTCCGGTAAGGCAGTGGTTGATTCAGGTCTTGAACCGGCAGTGGCTGTTTTCGCGAGCGACCGGCCCAACCTTAATCTGCTCACCGCGCCGCGCATGGCTTTGTCGCAGTTCCCGGCCCTTGAGGTTCGCATTGACGGCAGCAGGCAGGCTAAGGCCCGTGTCCGCTGGAAAGGCAGCCGGTCTGACTTATCGGAAGTGAACGGACCTGTCTTTCTCTGCTGGCTGAATGGCCAGCCCCGGTTTATCAGAGCAGGGGGAACCCTGCCGGCAGTTGAAGGTGACCAGATTATTCTCGAAGGAATCCTCGGCAGCAGCAGTGAAGAAATATTGAATCTTAAAGGATTCGTAGCTTCAGTGACAGTTAATAGCGGTCAGGATGTGGGTTACGAGATAATAGCCGATCCTTCCAATTTTATGGAGAAATATAAGCTTGATTCTCAGGACGGTCTTGCCCGGTACAGAGTTGTTCGTGAAACACCCGGTAAAAAACGTTCAGAATTTTATTTGTCCATTGTGCCCCGCAGTATTAAGGCTCTTGAGTTGCAGGACGAAGCCGGCAACCCTGATCTGGTTAACTGGAAGAATGGAGAAAGAGTACCGCTCCGGCCTGATACTTACGTGTTGGAAGATGTTTGGAGTAACGGGAACCGTTGCAAAATTCAGCCTTTTGTTGATAATATCCCGGTAGCATGGGGCGAAACATTTGATGTGCAGTCCGGCAGAAAAACGGTTTTGACCATGCGTCACTCTACTACTTTTGTCCCAGTGGGGCAGATGGTTCTAGAGGGAACTGATTATCTTAAGAACCGGCAGGATCAGTAG